The sequence tgatgatatgaacaacatgccatgcacattaaccaaaatagatacaatgattttctttgcccttcatctatgcttgttatgttgacatggtaatccagtagtgtggtgaagctccctgcattatgaacaatgccaaattatgctattgatattttgaacttactctttattttctaatttgaaattggatggaattgacagcacagttatcatctttgtttatacacatgcaaaacatgtcatctctctgctttgtttcagggtgatattcctgatggcatgcacaagtctgctgaaggttatgagacaaacccaacatatattgcaacaaagaaggcaaaacatctagaagatagcgagacaaccccaaagtcttgtcttgatgcagtgttcaagttacttgagactagcagtcagacaagctcacggaATTTGTTttctgaatcagtttgacttcttcagtcccaagttctagcagaaaggcattctgcaactcaacttcgacttgaagtcctatctctaagaaagattgcggagaacaccaatgagaacccatcgctaaatagctacacctggaagctatgaccgacatgataggctggtctcacagccttgctcagcagcttgtgcagcagttcccccgcaaggctaacctttcttgaactgtcttggaagtggtctcggttcagtattattttgttacgctgcaatggtgcccagttttgtaatctgcttcttcgttgcgctttatgatcactagtggtgaacttcgatgcccagtagatgtaatataccataaatcctttattgtatagtgtaggtttattcttagttactacgtcgtaatttctttattgtatagagtaggtttgttcttaattcctactagttaccgccatcattcgctatctgaaaaaaaatagatgtagtcgaccgggccgaaataTTCACCTCTaatgggcctggtttttagcgggccacaattgggtcggcctgcatctttcttgggcccgaatgattggggccttcacactttgcgccaggcccacaacttacaccggcctatattttagttgggccttttgtggacccagcacttagtttggcccaggtaacgttgggccattaacaggctgaatattgtactagcctattacggcccagatgaaaccatgggcctttagcaggccgaaatgcatgttgggcctcaattttcactagtcgtcgacgggccttcagcaggctgaaatgtagaccaggCCTTTTTGGGCCTAGTTATATCACGGGCCTTTACCAggctgaaacatatctcgggccttagttggcccactgatatcatgggcctttaagaggccgaaagcttagtacaggcatcaacgggccgaattatgcgacaggcctttaacaggcccaaagtcacgttgggcttaactattgccacctttatcacgggtcgTTAGTGGGCTCGATGTcccatcggaccatatatggcccatgggcagcacgagccattcccaggccgaaagtcacaccgggctgaaatgggcccatgtctacatcaggcatctaacaggccgaaagtcactgggctgtaattgggcccaaatattcggcgaacaattaacgggccagatctggcttcgaaccgtaaatgggcccaaatattcggcgaacaattaacgggccagatctggcttcgggccataaatgggcctttattaagcaggccgttattgggatggcccactagtacctgagtaagtactatgggcctttgactgggccggcctttttaacctatatgggcctctattgggcccagccacgtgttgacgtatcataggcatgtctcctccaatggacgggcgacatctggcccactgacgagctgacaggtgttccctccagccaatcgGAATTTTACACGtcgaaatttcccattggtccgggctgttaatgggttatcgggtccaaaaccggacccgatagcttaacggtgttccgttacggtggatgccacgtgtcggtcacccttgacaaaagtacttctgtgacgcgcgatttatcatcatggaagtggaaacttccgtgatgataattttggcaatgtcatggaacactgctacgacagcacaggtatgactatcttgattctgtcataaaatcgtcatggatgtacatgcatgacagaaaacatgacctactgtggcaaacacgtatcatcacggaagtgtcttttttttgtagtgtctcctgAGCACAACAAAGGATGAAGCGTCAAGTTGACAAGAAATTATCAGAACGCCCTTTAACATTGGTGACCGGATTTTCCTCAAGCTTCAACCTTATGTGTAGTCTTCGGTATCGAGGAGGCCAAACCACAAGCTCACCCACAAGTTCTACGGGTCGTACTCCATCCTGGCGCGTGTTGGTGAGGTGGCCTACAAGCTCGACTTGCCACCGACTAGTGCTATCCATCTGGTGGTGTACATCTAACAGCTACGGTGAGCAATTCCACTGCATCACCTGGTGCTCTCCTCGCTGCCTACTTCGACTTCCCCGGTTCAAGCTCCACAAGAAATCCTTGACTCCCGCATCAAGCTATCCAACAACAAGGAGCGCTAGCATGTCTTGGTGCATTGGACTGCATCAAGCCCCGCCGAGGTGACATGGGAAGATGAAGATGATCTGCACCGGTTGTTCCCTCGAACAATGGCTTGGGGACAAGCCGCTTGTCAAGGGGAAGGGACTGTTAGGGACCCCATACATAAGGAGACCGACATGTTGGCTCCACAAGAGAGGCAGGTCACAACAGGTGGAGGCATCCCACTGCCCAGGTGGTCTACTTAGGTAAGGAAGCCCAACTCAAGGTCCAGCGGGCTAGCATGGGTGGGACCCGAAGGGATAAATGGCTCTGGCGTGTGAGAGCAAGGCATCGATTGGCATGAGGCTGGCGGCGACTTCTTCCTACCTACCTTCTTTCTTCCTCCCCAAGAACTCTCTTCTCTTCCCGATCCCCAAATTCATGTACTCTTACTTGTGATCGAATTGGTTGGGAGAGAGTAGATCAAAGTGGTTAACATACATGTGGTCACAGGTAAATATGCATCACAATACAACACAACATAGGAACATCCTTCCTCGACTTGGCAGCCAGTTCAAGAGTTTGTAGGACCTATAACAAATAATAACACAACATGAGTATCAAATAACCAAGCCTGCTTTTGCTTGCAAAACACCTCTCTCAAGGTGAATGTTTTGTATCCATATCCAAAACAGAACAAAAACTATGAGCAAACGTGCAATCAATATTTAATCCACATTATTTGCAAAATGTCACACAGCTCAAAGTTAGTGCCCATTGACAAACCTACAAGCACAAACATGCATCTCTTgttccaaaaatcctaaaacttcAAGACTACAAGTGGAAGATGGATGCTTTGGTACAAAAAGATGAATGTGGATAACATACTATATGGTGTGGTATGATATTTTAGACATCACATGGTTGTCATCTAAGAGTGTATTATTGCACAATGCACATAAGCTTGCATACTTAGTGTTGGCATTATGTCTCGATAACAATTTATCTACAACAAAAGTGGACTATACGTACTTGAGAATCAAACTAATAATCTGGATAATAATATGTAGATGGGGCTAGTTAAAAGAGGAGATGTGTACCTCTTGTAATAACTTCTCCAAGTTCAGATAATTTTGCAGTCAGCTCTACGGTGCTTCGTCGTTCTTTGAGTGTGTGAAACACCCCAACCTATGGAGTTATATCTCTTAGAGCTAGCACTTTGCTAATATTACGTCCGTACAAATAATGGATGGTCGGGATCAAGCAAACCGCCCTTATATGTAGAAATGAACTTACAGAAATATGAACTTCAGCGTCTAAAGGGCCTTTGCATATGCTCATCAACGTATTTTCCAACTGATAATTGTAGGAAACAAAAACATTCTAGTCAAGACCATGAAGCTACTAAATATCACACAAATGAAATTTATTTTCAGTTTGTTTACCTAACAAATCTCTAATACACTGACCTCAATTTAGAAGAAATAGGCTTTCCGTTGAAAGATTCAATAATATCACCTTTTTGGATTCCAAATTTCTCAGCAGGAGATCCTCCAGACACCCAATGCTCAAATGTCAATAATTAACCTTACACAAATGAGAAATTGAGCACTTTCAGGAAGTCATTACCTACCTCTTGAACAATAAGACCATCATCAACGTTAAACGTACGCCATAACATGTCAACATGAGCAGGTTCTAGAAGTTTGATGTCTTTAAACATCATTCCAAGATGGGGCCGGGTGATGTGGCTTCATCAGATCAGATAATCATTTAACATATCTTTGTTGGAATCCAGCTTCTATCAAACGCGTTCAAAAAAATTCAATAATAACCAAATATTTTGATTCAAATAGAGTTTAGAAAGGCCCAACAGGGATGAATCATTCATAGTAGTGGACAAAAGCTCATAGAGGGGATTTTCATGATATTACGTAAAAGTAACACATTTTGCACTCTCAGGCCGGTTCTACTTGTTTCTTCCTATCTAGGCCCCATCGAAGATCTAGTTCTCGATTTTCTTACAAATGATCATTATTGCTAAATCATTTATTGTAGCCACATGTTCAAACATATTTATATATACATAAAACACCACAATGATGGTATTTTCTATGAGAATCTTTACACAACTTATGGTCATTAAATTTCATAAAATAAGAAAATAGATACTAATAAAAATAATCTGACTCATAAAAATACGTAAAAAGAACAATTAGGAGACACCGCATTAGTCTAATACTATCACAGCACTGAGAGAAAAAACATACTGATATTTCTTCCATGAATCCAAACAATTGAGCAAAATGGAAGAAGGTATGAAAAACCCAAATCTCTTAGGGACGTTGACCATTCCGACAATTTTTCTATCCAAGTCAATAACTGGCCCCCCATTGTCATACTGCaacaattcatattggcatcatatATGAGAGTTTGCAAGAACAAGAAAAATGTTACAACAATAGATTGCAATATAGAACATAAAGATGACATCACACGAAACTCAAAACTATACCAAATGTATATCATACTATCTAATGACAAGATATATTACCTCATTATTATCGCCATGGCCATCTGGAGAATGGAAGTATACATTGTGGTGCCACTCAAACCAAATTATAGGTTGGGCCAATTAACTGCCTGGGCAATTTTGGCCCAAATTTAGCCTGTTCCCTCCCTTTTCCCAAAGCCTACCGCGCATTAGGTCAACCTGTTCGCTCCCTTCTCCCACTCGTGGAGTAGCAGCCACAGCTCGCGCACTGAGCTGCCGCCGACACCCCGCCGGCGTCATCCCCGAACAGCGGCCTGCCACGTCACAGTGGACACACGCCTCCCATTCTTGCTGCTGCTTCGTCGTCGGGTCACTTAAACCCCACATATCAGTGACACATCAAAGGGGCATATGATCAAGGATCGATCAACAAAGGGGGTTATCGTCAATTATCCCCTTCTGCTGCAGCAAGTGCTCCAACATGGAAAAGAAATTCAGATGCAGCCTAGGATATACCCTAGTTAACCTACCGATAAATTCAGTTAATAGGATGATaagccgattaatccctactcagcAACCCAATCTATATGCTACCAATTACTGAACATTGTTAACTTGCATAAAAGTGAGCAAATAGATACTGCAAAAAATAGTTTGACTTCTAACGAAAAGTAagaagaaaaaataggagagaacaCATTAGCTTAGCATCATCGAATAATCATATAGACGCTATCACAGATCTGAGAGGAAAAACGCACCGATATTTCTTCCATGAATCCAAACAATTGAACAAAATGGAAGAAGGTATGAAAGACCAAAATCTCTTAGGGAGGTTGACCATTCCGACAACTTTTTCCTTCAAGTCAATGGCTAGGCCCCCATTGTCATACTACAACCATTCATATTGGCAAAACATGAGAATTTACAGTAATAAGAAAAATGTGATAAAACAAACTACATAGAAAAACTCAAAGTTGTAACAAATGCATATAATACTATCTCATGATAAGATACATTACCTCGTTATCATCACCATGGCCATCTGGAGAACGGAAGTGTACATTGTGATACCGCCGATACATGTTTGGATTCTGATATTCTGCCCTAGCATATGTTATCCTTAGATTCAAGGAATTATCTCTTCCGAGCCGAAAAACGTCTTCGGCAAATTTTACACCTTCTTCACAGAAAGATGGTAACTTGATAGGTTGATCCACCTCAATATTCAAGAAAGCGATATCGTAATGGGGCTGGTAGTAGACCAGATCACCCTTTGCACTGGTGCCATTTAGCAAATGAACAGTGACCTGAAAAGAAAGTTCAGGAAAAGATTGTATTAGAGATTTAACATATGATGCATCGAAGGCCAATATAGCACCCCCAAAAAACAACATGTCCTTTGCACTGGTGGAATCTAACAAACGAACATTGACCTAAAACAGTTGCGGAACAGATTATATAATAAGATTTTTAAACAATGCTTAGTAAGCAGACACATGTGCCGTTTCCCTATTGTTATTATTAGGAAAGGCCAATAGtagcacacacacaaaaaaaacaagaGAATTGCAACTAGTTAGATATACACCAGAGATTTATATGGTTATTTATTTGGGGGTGGAAGCGGCTGGGCTGGAAAAGAATGATACAAGGGTAGAATTTTTTAGAAGGAACACTAGATTTAACTCACATCAGCACGCGGAGCATACTCTTCGCCGCTGTCAGGAGAATCCTTTGTGCGAATCAGCCACGCAGTTGTCAAAACAAGGCCGGTTTTCTTGTCCTCATCCCAATCGACCCAGAAGCCGGAGCAGCGTCTCAGCGGTTCACCGTCTGTGTGATTCAAGCACGATACACACATTAAGTTGATGGATCAATCAAATCCAAAACAGAGAGACTATACATACCAAGAGAGGATGAAACCCCTAGAAGAAACTTGGCAGCGGAGAGCACCGCCTTGCTTCCAGATTCACTGACGGCGAAGACCTCGGCGATGTGAAACCGGGTCGGGGGTTTGAAGTAATCCAGCATAGGGATTTTCACAGGCGGGGGAGCTATATATATTGATCGAgagtaatctctactcctaatctctacttctaatggacgagttggttgaatagtccccccactttcgtctggttttttttttgtctggtttttttcaaccggttttttcCGTCCCATCACCCCCACACCAACCCACCGAGAACCCCGCCCATGCAGGATCGGCCTGCCGTAGAACCTCATTCCCCGCACCAGATCTCGCCGCCTGAGTCCATCTGGATCGCCACCTGAGTCCATCTAGATCTCGCCGCCCGACTCCATCTGGGTCTGCACAGTCCACAGCGCCGTCGTCGCGGAACCACTCGACAGCACCGCCGCCACGGAACCACTGGACAACGCCACCGCCGCGGAACCACGACAGCGACATAGGAGTTCCCGTGGGCGACGTTGTACGGATTCAACCCCAGGTATGAACACACAGGCTTTGTTTGTTATGCATACGTGTATAGATCAGAACATATACAACTGTCCACAAATGTAATACATGATAACTTGGGAGGAACATATACAACTTTTGGTTACTCTATACATGACAGGCAGAGCCAACTATTACAATCATCCTTTGGTTAATCTATAGAACCGGTCCAAGCATCTAAAGGTCCTTTGGTTAGAGCAGGTCTACCCTTTCAGCCACAACAAGTACTTGGATATTCATTACTTCTTCATATTCACCATGAAGGATACTCTCAAAGATCCATACCTGGTTAAGAGCATAGTGTTGGGCTTCACATGACAAAAGGAAAAATAATTACCTCCCCGATTGTACCATCCTCAAAGTCAGCATTGAAGGATTTAGAAATATTGTCGAACGTCATACCCTCCAAGACATCATAATTATATGGACCTGGAATAAAGCAAACGAATAAAAGGATGAAAGCAAACAAAAACTAAATCAAGCCATGCCATAATTCATTTTGCACCTATGGTACACATGAAATTAACCGACATATCTATTGCTATTTGGTTACAACAGAAACTGATTCTCAACTCAAATGTAgttcaaataaaaatagatcttgtgTAATACAGTTATGTGCTTGAGAACAAAAATACAACGTAAATGATTAACATAATACGGGAGGTCAGAGCTGGCATGTGCAGTCGTGGTAGTCATTTTTCCTGTTAACAGGCTCCAATACTCAGACCAAGCAACCCCGATCATGTTTATAACCAGCAAATTcagttttcaaaaaaatatttctgAGCAAAGTCTGTTGGACATGTCTTTCTATTTTCAGTTGTATAGCAAAGCTGCCCTTATGGACTGAGTTCCTGTAGCATGGGAACGGGCGTTTAGTACTGTTGGTATTTCACGTTATCTGCTTGCAGAGTTAGTTTACAAGTTTTTGCGGGATGCCTGAGTCTGTTGGACATGTCTTTTTTTAGTAGTTACCTATGGGGACTCCACACAGCAAGCCAACGGAACAGACGACATCATCGCCGATACCTCCAGGTATATGTTCACCAAGTCAAACACCATCCCAGGAAACTGAATGTGTTGCAGGCCCGAGGGAGGGGACAAGTGTTGACGACTCTAACGAACGGATTATACCCGTAGCCGACGTTGTTGACATAATGTACCCACGTAGTCCAGGTATAAGGCTTAATTTTATCCTTTTTATGTGAAAAATCATACCTAACAGACTTGGGCACAACCAATTCTGATGTATCAACATCATGACTTGTAGGAGTCCATATTACTCCCTACGAACGGATGATACTTCAGACGGATGGCGATAGCACATGTGATACTCCAGGTATATATCTACCTCCATGTATATGTTCAGCTAcatattttgttatacatgtcaaaCACCATCACAGGAGATGTTGCAGGCCCAATGGAGGGGACAAATGGTGACGACTCTAACGAATGGATTATACATGGAGCAGACGATGTTCACCATGTGCCGAAAGGTTAACACCATGTGCCTATAACTTTGCCTTATTTCGGTCCTGTATATTGTTATGTTTACATGATGCAGACAACCCTCCAATCTCATGCCTATATAATATAGATTCGTTGCCGGCTCTCAGTAATCTAACAAAAGAACTAGCTAGCATGACAAGTGACATTTGGGAAGAGAGGCCTCAAAATGTCCCACGCCATCCTCTCAGTGATATCACTAATGCAGATCAACCATCCTCTATGGACCTTCATGAAAAAAAAGAGCTAATGAAAGCTCGGAGGCGAGCTGCTtatagaaagaaaaaagagaaggcTACCGTCAAGCAACAAGATGAAAAACTGTCTGCCCTTACGATATCAGGTAAGAATGCTTTATGGGAAGGCACTGCGATGATATTATATATACTCCCCCCATTCCACAATATAATGTTAACATCAAATCACATGCAGATATGCAAAATGTTCCCATGTTACCTCTCGGTGATATCACTAAGGTGTGTCAACCAACCTCGGTGGACCTTGACGAGAAAAAAGAGCTAACAAATGCTCGAAGGCGAGCGGTTTATCGAAAGAAAAAAGAGGAGGCAGCCAGCAAGCAACAAGATGAAAATCTGCCTGCGATTACGAAATCAGGTAAGGATGTTTTATGTTTCAGCAATACGATGACCATATGTATACTTTCTAAGTGAAGGATGTAGGCGACGTATGTCTCCTCACCCCAACCCCACGAATAATTGACCGAACAATAGTTGACCACTGTGTTGTGCATACAATTCCTGATCATTTAGGTTCAATTCGATATAGGTCAGACATACGACTTTTGAGTCCATATACACTTCATGTATGGACACGGAGGGGTTATATAAAAAATAAACCCTAGATAGAGAAGTGGCTTCAACCAGACCTGTTACCTCTCGGTGAACAATGAAGACCCTAAACCCTCCGTGCATATATGCAAAATGTTCTGTTGTTACCTCAATGGGATGCCAACCCAACTACATCCAGCTATACATCGTTGTTTAACCAGACCCTAAACCCTCCATGCAGTTATGCTAAATGTTCCCCAGTTACCTCTCGGTGATATCACTAATGTGTGCCAACCATCCTCGGTGGACCTTGACGAGAAAAAGGAGCAAATAAAGGCTCGGAGGAGAGCTGCTTATCGAAAGAAAAAAGAGGAGGCAGCCAGCAAGCAACTAGATGAAAATCAGCCTGCCCTTACGATATTGGGTAAGAACGTTTTATGTTTCATCAATACGTTTCAGCACTGGGATTATATTACATACCCGCTCGGTTTCATAATATATGGTTACTATGTTTTCATGAAACTGAACCATTTGAATCTTTGTCCAACATTCTAAAATAATGAATCTAAAAATGTGATTTGTaattattatttttgcttttagtatTCAAATTTTAATAAGATCCCCTGAATTACAGTgtgtaaaaaaataaaaacaagaagtaGAAATAAAACTACATGACACACCTTACAGATAGGGCTCTCAACGGTTTCACAACCCTCGAAGCACCAGAACGCTTCAAATCATGGGAGCTTAGTATCTCTATAGATACAACAGATAAAACAAACTTTATATTGTCCATATTGATATTTGTTGAGGTTCTGCTACCTTGCAAAATGTTGAACAATGAAGTTCTGATTATGTTTTCACACTGCTGTAAAGAACACAAGGGTGACTTAACAGACGAGCAAAGTGAGCAGAGAAACGCGCGGAGGCGAGCAAATTATCGGAAAAAAGTGGGTGACGGAATGATCGATCTtcaagaaaaaaatcagaaattgcGAGAATGGCGCGTGCAACACCCAAAAACCATGACTGAGGATGAAAGGGGGGAATCAAGTGCAAAAAGAAAGGCAAAGTATGCTGCAAAAAAAACACCCCGTGTGCGGAATCGATCGCTATGCCACGTCCAGACCTAACTAGCTCATTGTCCAACCCTCACACACATTGTCCGACTCTCACGCTTTCAGCCATCACGCCACAATCCGACAGTGAACAAATAGATCATGCTCCTTCAGTCAATGCGGCCCCCACATACATCCGAAACACCGAAACCGATGGTAGTTATCCTATGAACCATCATCTTTCATCATGTAATCATTCATGACATATAAATAATCGTTCGATAATGTTGTAGGTGCATACCTAAGCAGAACCTTTGGTGATGGTGCTGTAGATGGCGACCTCATCGAAATCAATGAGCACCTACAAAATGCCGACCAGCAAACCAGTGATCCGGTAACAAAGGCGGATAATGGAGCGGACGAGCAGAGTCATGAGTCCAGAGCTCGGCGTGGGACGAGAGAGCGAGCTTGCAAGGGAAGTATGGCGGCGAAGACGCGTCAGGTGAAAATTGGGAAGCAAAAAACATGTTCAAAGGTACCACGTGGTGAGAGGAATGCTCTACGCGACCGGCATAATGAAAGGTTTGCAGGTAGGGTGATGACACCAACCGTCAGGTCCATCTCCATACCGGAAATGAGCTCAACTGGACAACCTACCGTACTGGAAGCACACGGTGCCTCGACCCCATCTAGCACGCCGGAGTACACGATCAGAAGTGAAGGTAACACTCCCATCCTTACTCTCTTGCGTTCCTTGAGACTGAACCCTCATTTATTGGTTTCGCACCTGAGTAGACGACATGGACTCCTACCTTTGTTGTCTCATGAATGATAATGTCAACCCTAACATCCTCTTTGACGATGAGTATTACCTTTTTGCTGGTGAAGGTATGTACACACTACACCCACTAGAGCAACATCCACCCGTTGGAAATATCACACTAATTATAAACATTGTTTGCAGGCTCAGATGTTGATGACATGGAGCATGACGAATTGGAAGTCTCAAGTCAAAATACATATGTCGACCATGATCCATTGGACTATGTCTACTCAAACCTCCCGGACCACACACACATCCTGAAGCACGCCGCAAATTGCCATCACTGCAAGGCCAAGAAGTTTGTGTCCGAGGCCCCGGGATTCTGTTGTCGCAGTGGGCAGATCCAGCTGAAGCAACCGGATCCCATCCCGGAGCTAATGAGGCTTTGGTCTAGCATGGATGCGGACTCAAGGCATTTTCGGGAGAACATACGGTTCTTCAACGGCCACTTCTCCTTCACAACCCTCGGCGTCAGCCTTGATGAAAGCTACACAAACATGAAGTCTGGGGTGTACACGTTCTGTGCGCACGGCACCATCTACCACAACGTTCATTCCTTTGGGCCAACATCACGTCCAGATCATCTACAGCTGTACTTCTACGACGATGACCCGGGCCTAACCCATGGCAAGGCTACCACCGAGCAATTAGACCAGGATGTCGTCAGAAAGTTAGTGGACATACTCAGGGAAAACCCGTACTCCCAGCAGTTTAGGAGTTTGGGTGCGCACAGGGACAACCTCGACGATTACAGGATAGACCTCAACACTGACCAGAGACTAGACCAACGGAAGTATAATAGACCTCTGTCATCTGAGGTCGCTGCAATTTGGGTGGAGGGCACTGACCTAGCGAAGAGGTTCGATCGTAAGATTATACTTTGCGGGAATGACAACCAAAGGCACAGTATACATGTGACGGCTGGCTCGTATGACCCGCTCTCTTACCCACTCTTCTACCCAAGAGGGGAGCTCGGTTGGCACCCGAAACTTCCTAAACGTGATGTCCCTTGGCCAGTTGTGCAACCAAGAGGTAgacgtgatgatgatgatgatgatgatgatgatgatgatgatgatgatgatgatgatgatgatgatgcaggtAAGCCTCATGCGTGTTCTGTCGTTTAGAGGAATTGTATACTTCTCATATGAATCCTAATGTGCGCGTTACTCATCCATGTGCAGAGGGGAATAGCAGGTTATACGTCTCGGTGAGAGACTACTACTGTTACATGCTCCAGACGCGACCTGGGATATTCAATCCCATACTCTGTGGAGCACGATTGCTCCAACAATGGGGGGTGGACATGTACATCAAGATTAAGAGTTGTAGGTTCAAATGGTACAGGAAGAATCATACAAAGATCCGTGCCGACCTGTATAAAGGAGTTGTTGATGCAATTACATCCGGGGAGACTCGCGCAAGCGCTATTGGGGTAAGGATAGTGCTCCCTGGAACATACCCAGGTGGCGACCGCGACATGAAGCGGAGGCATATGGATGCCATGGCAATTGTCCATACCTACGGGAAGCCTAACATCTTCCTGACCATGACCTGCAACCCTAACTGGGAAGAGATAACGAATGAGTTGTTTCCTGGTCAGACAGCGCAAGACCGGCCTGATCTTGTTGCTCGTGTGTTCCATGGCAAGCTAGAGGCTATGAAAGAGATGTTGTTCAAGAAGAATATCATGGGTGTGGTTGTCGCACATGTATACGTAGTCGAGTTCCAGAAGAGGGGCCTCCCCCACGCACACTTTTTGTTGATCATGGATTCTGCCTATAAGCTTGTCGTTCCGGAGCAGTACGACCGACTCATTTCTGCCGAGCTCCCAGACAAGCAGAAGTATCCTGAACTCCATGCCTTGGTGGTGAAACATATGATGCACGGACCATGCGGTGTTCTCAATCCCAAAAATGTGTGCATGCAACAGAACGAGTGCAAGTGCAGATACCCGCGGCCGTTCAATGAAAACACGGCACAGGGTAAGGACTCATACCCTGTTT comes from Triticum aestivum cultivar Chinese Spring chromosome 5B, IWGSC CS RefSeq v2.1, whole genome shotgun sequence and encodes:
- the LOC123110068 gene encoding uncharacterized protein isoform X4: MDSGGDPDGLRRRDLVRGMRFYGRPILHGRGSRWVGVGVMGRKKPVEKNQTKKKPDESGGTIQPTRPLEVEIRSRDYSRSIYIAPPPVKIPMLDYFKPPTRFHIAEVFAVSESGSKAVLSAAKFLLGVSSSLDGEPLRRCSGFWVDWDEDKKTGLVLTTAWLIRTKDSPDSGEEYAPRADVTVHLLNGTSAKGDLVYYQPHYDIAFLNIEVDQPIKLPSFCEEGVKFAEDVFRLGRDNSLNLRITYARAEYQNPNMYRRYHNVHFRSPDGHGDDNEYDNGGLAIDLKEKVVGMVNLPKRFWSFIPSSILFNCLDSWKKYRCVFPLRSVIASI